The following are encoded together in the Capsulimonas corticalis genome:
- a CDS encoding carbohydrate ABC transporter permease, protein MKKGLVGYAFISPWILGFLMFTAYPFLSSIVLSFTRYNIVTPPVWVGGANYRTLAHGDPLFWASLGVTVKFAMMAVPLSVAAGVGLALLLNLDIRGISLYRTIFFIPSILPSVATSVVFLWLLNPEIGLVNRLLRAVGIAGPEWLQSPQWALPSLVLMSLWGVGGSMVIYLAGLKDIPVYLYEAALIDGATPWQRLRNVTLPMLSPVIFFNVIMGVIGVFQYFTEAFIMTQGGPEDSTHFYALYLFERAWHYLDMGYASAMGWVLFLIIISITGLLFWSQRRWVHYEG, encoded by the coding sequence ATGAAGAAGGGATTAGTCGGTTATGCGTTCATCAGCCCATGGATTTTAGGGTTCCTGATGTTCACGGCGTATCCATTTCTGAGCAGCATCGTGCTGTCGTTTACTCGGTACAACATCGTCACCCCGCCGGTCTGGGTCGGCGGCGCCAACTATCGGACACTGGCGCACGGCGACCCGCTATTCTGGGCTTCCCTGGGCGTGACCGTGAAGTTCGCCATGATGGCCGTTCCGCTGAGCGTCGCCGCCGGCGTTGGGCTTGCGTTGCTGCTCAATCTGGACATTCGCGGGATCAGCCTCTATCGAACGATCTTCTTTATCCCGTCCATCTTGCCGTCGGTGGCGACCTCCGTCGTGTTCTTATGGCTGCTCAATCCCGAGATCGGCCTGGTGAACCGCCTGCTGCGAGCCGTCGGAATTGCAGGACCGGAGTGGCTGCAAAGTCCGCAGTGGGCGCTTCCCAGCCTCGTTCTGATGTCGCTGTGGGGCGTGGGCGGCAGTATGGTGATCTACCTGGCGGGGCTCAAGGATATCCCGGTCTATCTTTATGAGGCGGCTCTGATCGATGGCGCGACTCCATGGCAGCGCTTGCGAAATGTCACGCTGCCGATGCTCTCGCCCGTAATCTTCTTCAACGTGATTATGGGAGTGATCGGCGTCTTCCAGTACTTCACCGAAGCCTTCATCATGACCCAGGGCGGCCCGGAGGACAGCACGCATTTCTACGCGCTCTACTTATTTGAGAGGGCCTGGCACTATCTGGACATGGGCTACGCCAGCGCCATGGGTTGGGTGCTGTTCCTGATCATTATCAGCATCACGGGCTTGCTGTTCTGGTCGCAGCGCCGCTGGGTCCATTATGAGGGATAA
- a CDS encoding glycoside hydrolase family 31 protein: MTLIDLRETEVSPSDTNTRRIALRPGEYWWGGVVEDGAKMPFRDRFYHCDMTHNIRGNQATPLLISSHGRFVWSEQPLRFTFDERDGGLTVASDGAELVFEEGHDDLAGAYRSACRRFFLPSGQLPDPLNFLAPQYNSWIEMQYEPTQSKVLEYARGIRECGFPPGVLMIDDNWFEHHGDWRFHTGRFPDPGAMVRQLHDDGFRVMLWISPFISPDCGVYRELERKNLLVLDAHGAPIVRAWWNGQSAMLDLSNPSAVQWLTRRLDHLVAAYGVDGFKFDAGDPEYIRAEDVLHGSMDALGYCQAWAEIGLNYRFNEYRACWKLAGQPLVQRLRDRLHTWGSGGLADIVPNGLAQGLAGYGFTCPDMVGGGDIGSFSGDDFQVDQELFVRTLQASLLFPIVQFSLAPWRVLDAEHLRYCRDAVQLRQSLAPEILALAERSARTGEPILRHMSYVFPHADLESVQDQFLLGDSILVAPVTEQGARSRRVAFPDGSWRAEHGEVIEGPCVQTVDAPLGRLPWFRRVSQ; this comes from the coding sequence ATGACATTGATCGATCTCAGAGAGACCGAAGTATCGCCGAGCGATACGAATACGCGCCGGATCGCGCTGCGGCCGGGCGAATATTGGTGGGGCGGAGTGGTGGAGGACGGCGCCAAGATGCCGTTTCGCGACCGATTTTACCACTGCGACATGACCCATAATATTCGGGGAAACCAGGCGACGCCGCTGCTCATCTCCAGCCATGGACGTTTCGTTTGGAGCGAGCAGCCGCTGCGGTTCACGTTCGACGAACGGGACGGCGGGCTAACGGTCGCAAGCGACGGCGCGGAGCTCGTATTTGAGGAAGGGCATGACGACCTCGCGGGAGCGTACCGCTCCGCCTGCCGGCGCTTCTTTCTCCCGAGCGGCCAGCTGCCGGACCCTCTGAACTTTCTGGCCCCGCAGTACAATTCCTGGATCGAGATGCAGTACGAGCCGACTCAAAGCAAGGTGCTGGAGTACGCCCGGGGCATTCGGGAATGCGGGTTTCCCCCGGGCGTTCTGATGATCGATGACAACTGGTTCGAGCACCACGGCGATTGGCGCTTCCACACCGGCCGGTTTCCCGATCCGGGCGCCATGGTGCGCCAGCTTCACGACGACGGATTTCGTGTGATGCTCTGGATCAGTCCGTTTATCAGCCCGGACTGCGGCGTTTATCGCGAATTGGAGCGGAAAAATCTGCTGGTGCTGGACGCGCATGGGGCGCCGATCGTGCGCGCCTGGTGGAATGGGCAAAGCGCGATGCTCGATCTCAGTAATCCCAGCGCTGTCCAGTGGCTCACACGCCGTCTGGATCATCTGGTGGCTGCGTACGGTGTCGACGGCTTTAAATTCGATGCGGGCGATCCTGAGTACATCCGCGCCGAAGATGTCCTGCACGGGTCCATGGATGCGCTTGGCTACTGTCAGGCGTGGGCGGAGATCGGCCTGAACTATCGCTTCAATGAGTATCGCGCGTGCTGGAAGCTCGCCGGCCAGCCGTTGGTGCAGCGCCTGCGTGACCGACTGCACACCTGGGGATCGGGCGGCCTGGCGGATATCGTCCCGAACGGATTGGCCCAGGGGCTCGCCGGCTATGGCTTCACCTGCCCGGACATGGTGGGGGGAGGGGACATTGGGTCGTTTAGCGGCGACGACTTCCAGGTCGATCAGGAGCTGTTTGTCCGCACCCTTCAGGCGTCCCTGCTGTTCCCGATCGTCCAGTTTTCCCTCGCGCCCTGGCGGGTGCTCGACGCCGAACATCTGCGTTATTGCCGCGACGCCGTACAGCTTCGCCAGAGCCTTGCGCCGGAGATCCTTGCTCTGGCCGAGCGCTCGGCGCGTACGGGCGAGCCGATCTTGCGCCATATGAGCTATGTCTTTCCGCACGCCGATTTAGAGAGCGTTCAGGATCAATTCTTATTGGGCGACTCGATCCTGGTGGCTCCCGTTACGGAGCAGGGCGCGCGAAGCCGCCGTGTTGCGTTCCCTGATGGCTCATGGCGTGCGGAGCACGGAGAGGTAATCGAGGGTCCGTGCGTGCAAACCGTGGACGCCCCGCTCGGTCGCCTCCCATGGTTTCGCCGTGTCTCCCAATGA
- a CDS encoding DUF4832 domain-containing protein, giving the protein MKFHWPRMIVLGLAAACLGCAPMSRGQGQLVHLNPGPGPLDNPLKGWCTYTTAGPIHQPYSMVYQYASWKDLEPREGDYQFDAWEKRAWNIPSAAGKRVVFRVYLDYPSLPSGVPDWVVAKGVQMRKYTEEGGGLSPDYENPILISNLERLIAALGKRYDHDPRVAFVTVGTLGFWGEWHTYPRTELFASPATQQRIVDAYRRAFPDKQLQARYPDGVTGAQGWLGYHDDMFPSDTTGPDTWMFLPKMERSGRTDNWKAAPIGGEMEPGAANRWLGADFARTMAAVEKAHMTWVGPYSPAIAPNTSPEFLANCQAMVRRMGYQFSLRTVQASVTGKSSRSLRVVIEGENQGVAPFYYRWPVRLALIGANHQVAQTLSTDADIRAWRPGPFTLSATQTVHLLPGAYRLGLGVIDPMTGRPGVKFANTLPGDNGWTILTNVRVP; this is encoded by the coding sequence ATGAAGTTTCACTGGCCGCGAATGATCGTGCTGGGATTGGCGGCCGCCTGCCTCGGATGTGCTCCCATGAGCCGGGGCCAAGGCCAACTCGTTCACCTGAATCCTGGCCCAGGTCCGCTGGATAACCCCTTGAAGGGGTGGTGCACATATACGACGGCGGGACCGATCCATCAGCCGTATTCGATGGTTTACCAGTACGCCTCATGGAAAGATCTGGAGCCGCGCGAAGGCGATTACCAGTTCGACGCCTGGGAGAAGCGCGCCTGGAATATTCCGAGCGCCGCTGGGAAGCGAGTTGTCTTTCGCGTCTACCTGGATTATCCCAGTCTGCCCTCGGGCGTGCCCGATTGGGTTGTCGCCAAAGGCGTGCAGATGCGGAAATACACGGAAGAGGGCGGGGGGCTTTCGCCGGATTACGAAAATCCGATTTTGATCTCTAATCTGGAGCGCCTGATCGCCGCTCTGGGCAAACGCTATGACCACGATCCGCGTGTCGCCTTTGTGACGGTGGGAACCCTCGGTTTTTGGGGCGAATGGCACACTTACCCGCGCACGGAACTGTTCGCGTCGCCGGCCACGCAGCAGCGGATTGTGGACGCTTACCGGCGCGCCTTCCCGGACAAGCAACTTCAGGCGCGTTACCCGGACGGCGTCACTGGCGCGCAGGGCTGGCTCGGTTATCACGACGATATGTTCCCGTCCGACACGACCGGACCGGATACGTGGATGTTTTTGCCGAAGATGGAGCGTTCGGGACGGACGGATAATTGGAAGGCGGCGCCGATTGGCGGCGAGATGGAGCCGGGGGCGGCCAATCGATGGCTGGGCGCCGACTTCGCCCGCACCATGGCGGCTGTGGAAAAGGCGCATATGACGTGGGTGGGGCCTTACAGCCCGGCGATCGCTCCAAACACTTCCCCGGAATTCCTCGCAAATTGTCAGGCGATGGTCCGCCGCATGGGATATCAGTTTTCTTTGCGCACGGTGCAGGCGTCGGTGACGGGCAAGTCTTCCCGTTCGCTGCGGGTCGTCATTGAGGGAGAAAATCAGGGAGTGGCGCCGTTCTATTATCGCTGGCCCGTGCGGCTCGCGCTGATCGGCGCGAATCACCAGGTGGCCCAGACGCTATCCACCGATGCGGACATCCGAGCTTGGCGGCCGGGGCCGTTTACGCTGAGTGCGACGCAGACGGTTCACCTCCTGCCCGGGGCTTATCGGTTGGGACTGGGCGTCATCGATCCGATGACCGGCCGTCCGGGCGTTAAATTCGCCAACACATTGCCAGGCGACAACGGATGGACGATTCTTACGAATGTTCGCGTACCTTAG
- a CDS encoding DUF1559 domain-containing protein, protein MSDNNIVSRRTVNTKYGFTLIELLVVIAIIAILAAILFPVFAKAREKARQISCLSNMKQLGLGFTQYCQDNDEKNPNGINIYAPGGNGWAGEVYPYVKSIQVFKCPDDSTGNQVFISYAYNSNNTIPSGDVTKGVDSYTVAQYNSPSKTVLLGEVKGNSYAAGDTSWSPAGGGGETTYGNGSNGASPAGFGVRAWGSDTTNLGGAGGYTSPPTLKWTTGYMRNTTSADYSTYDQPTGRHTDGSNFLLADCHAKFLRGTAVSAGLNNPTATDCNTALAQSANGEGTMAAGTECSDGATAATFSLQ, encoded by the coding sequence ATGTCAGATAATAATATCGTTTCACGACGCACGGTCAACACTAAGTATGGCTTCACACTCATTGAATTGCTCGTGGTAATAGCAATTATCGCTATTCTTGCGGCGATTCTCTTCCCGGTCTTCGCCAAGGCGCGTGAGAAGGCGCGGCAGATTAGCTGTCTTTCCAACATGAAGCAGCTGGGACTCGGGTTTACCCAGTACTGTCAGGACAACGATGAAAAGAATCCCAATGGGATCAACATCTATGCGCCGGGCGGAAACGGATGGGCCGGCGAAGTTTATCCTTACGTCAAGAGCATACAGGTGTTCAAGTGTCCCGATGACAGCACCGGCAACCAGGTCTTTATTTCGTATGCCTATAATAGCAATAACACTATCCCTTCAGGCGATGTCACCAAGGGCGTCGACAGTTATACGGTCGCTCAGTACAATTCGCCGTCCAAAACGGTGCTGCTGGGTGAGGTGAAGGGCAATTCTTACGCGGCCGGCGACACCTCCTGGAGTCCGGCGGGCGGCGGCGGCGAGACCACCTACGGCAACGGCAGCAACGGCGCCTCGCCTGCGGGCTTTGGCGTACGCGCCTGGGGATCAGACACCACGAATCTTGGCGGCGCGGGCGGTTACACCTCGCCGCCGACTCTGAAGTGGACGACGGGCTACATGCGCAACACCACCTCCGCCGACTACTCCACGTACGATCAGCCGACAGGACGCCATACCGACGGCTCCAACTTCCTGCTGGCGGACTGCCACGCGAAGTTCCTGCGCGGAACCGCCGTCTCGGCGGGCCTCAACAATCCCACGGCGACGGACTGCAACACCGCGCTGGCGCAGAGCGCCAACGGCGAGGGAACCATGGCCGCCGGCACCGAGTGCAGTGACGGCGCGACTGCGGCGACGTTCAGCTTGCAGTAA
- a CDS encoding LacI family DNA-binding transcriptional regulator, with the protein MLLNKRPTRDDVARAAGVSGWTVSHVLSGSSLASIREETRVRVLAAAEEIGYRPNNTARALVTGRFSSIAFWMCFDYSQHRAQVLHRMKQQMAGSGFEIIIRDLDGDKDRGPSSPQTSYLPVDGIIALDTPATGPTFARINPSASVPFVSMGGYWTGERDFVGVDLYSGTVDAITHLIETGRRNIVYVTPLPDGNEDARMTAYEKTMREAGLETRCLWLPDLSLSSVRKAANEYLQNPSNKTDALFCHNDDVALGAYRAICDIGASVGHDIALIGCDGIEECDYLACPITTISQPIAEMCTLAWEFLSRRIQEPDCPLQQRILKPKLAIRASTQP; encoded by the coding sequence ATGTTACTGAATAAGCGTCCAACCAGAGACGATGTTGCGCGAGCCGCCGGTGTATCCGGATGGACAGTCTCCCATGTTCTTAGCGGCAGCAGCCTGGCGAGCATTCGTGAAGAAACGAGAGTTCGCGTGCTCGCCGCCGCGGAAGAGATTGGATACCGACCCAACAACACCGCGCGGGCTTTGGTGACGGGACGGTTCAGCAGCATTGCATTCTGGATGTGTTTCGATTATTCGCAGCATCGCGCCCAGGTTCTGCATCGTATGAAGCAGCAAATGGCGGGATCGGGTTTCGAGATCATCATTCGCGATCTCGATGGGGATAAGGATCGTGGTCCCAGCTCCCCGCAAACATCTTATCTGCCGGTGGACGGCATTATCGCGCTGGATACGCCGGCCACCGGTCCGACATTTGCGCGGATCAATCCCTCCGCGTCCGTTCCGTTCGTGAGCATGGGCGGATACTGGACGGGGGAGCGAGACTTTGTCGGCGTGGACCTCTACTCCGGGACGGTGGACGCCATCACGCATCTCATCGAAACGGGGCGTCGTAACATCGTGTATGTCACGCCGCTGCCCGATGGAAATGAAGACGCGCGCATGACGGCCTATGAGAAGACGATGCGTGAGGCCGGTTTGGAGACGCGCTGCCTCTGGCTTCCCGACTTATCGCTCTCCTCGGTGCGAAAGGCCGCCAATGAGTATCTGCAAAACCCGTCGAACAAAACCGATGCGCTGTTCTGCCATAACGATGATGTGGCGCTGGGGGCGTATCGAGCGATCTGTGACATCGGCGCCTCCGTGGGACACGATATCGCATTGATTGGGTGCGACGGCATTGAAGAATGCGACTATCTTGCGTGCCCCATCACGACCATCAGTCAGCCGATTGCGGAGATGTGCACTCTCGCCTGGGAGTTCCTCTCCCGGCGGATCCAGGAGCCTGATTGCCCATTGCAGCAGCGGATCCTCAAGCCGAAACTGGCGATCCGCGCTTCGACACAACCGTAG
- a CDS encoding UBP-type zinc finger domain-containing protein: MNGINEAAAPSGEGCAECLANGGWWLHLRRCAECGHIGCCDNSPSQHASHHHAETGHPIITSFEPEENWFYDYRTREYLEGPPLAPPDAHPVSQPVPGPQGKVPHNWQSLLHK; encoded by the coding sequence ATGAACGGTATCAATGAGGCCGCAGCGCCGAGCGGCGAAGGCTGCGCGGAATGCCTCGCAAACGGCGGATGGTGGCTGCACCTGCGCCGGTGCGCGGAGTGCGGGCATATCGGCTGCTGCGACAACTCACCCAGCCAGCACGCCTCGCATCATCACGCCGAAACTGGGCATCCGATTATCACGAGCTTCGAGCCGGAGGAGAACTGGTTTTACGACTATCGGACGCGCGAATATCTCGAAGGGCCGCCCTTGGCCCCGCCGGACGCCCATCCGGTGAGCCAGCCTGTTCCTGGCCCACAGGGAAAAGTACCCCACAATTGGCAATCGCTGCTGCACAAATAG
- a CDS encoding glycosyl hydrolase produces the protein MSAAAALLLLANGAVPAPVLAQAPADALSKSFLSPPPSARPQVWWHWINGNISKAGITADLEAMKRVGIGGGTICVLGDYAPEGPVHFNSPLWWDDTKFAMSEAGRLGLDLGVENCEGWSSSGGPWVKPEDSMKDLCWREVQAPGGTPITDKLPQPETRLGYYRDVAVLAFPSTGDAKGTVKKADIIDVTSKMSADGALAWTPPAGNWTIIRIGYTAIGITNHPASKYGIGLETDKLSRPPLERHFAAFFDKVMEASATIPGKPVNWSLLDSYETGPQNWTDAMPAEFKARKGYDITPWLITMTGRTVESPEQTSRFQYDFTRAIADLWNTNYYGYFTELLHKHGLKSQVEAYGNGTFDTVRSSGLADMPMSEFWYPGVGDARQAKQVASAAHLYGKSVVGAESFTAGGNYFDATPWRMKREGDNIMAAGVNLFYFHSGAHQPWTDGRAPGMTWDYGIFQNRNNTWYESGKDYFAYLARCGSMLRQGRFIGDILAYEGEEGNGSQSLYDPPIGYASDEIDRDLMMSSVSVQNGALVLPSGQRYRILALPNSQNISLPVLEKIEALARDGAIIFGPRPIHTLGLNDYAENEEKLAKLTETLWGPIDGKTTIKNKVGKGWIYWTGDFKNSGAVLSDLRIAPDFAADSHGGRLRYLHRRIGGADSYFLSSQAAGAITTNVTFRVSGKQPEIWDPQKGTVSDAPVWSTDAAGNTRVALHLDPAQSLFVVFRKPASKNHLTSVAMAEPSSAAAATRPLKITKAIYGDIAGHGPTVDITSKLASLVVDNEIEAAIGNDFAGGDPAPNIVKSATVEYTLGGVPGTVSIPEGAALELGTGEYRASRFKVATGANGQAKLITWAPGSFQITRASGKTTVKHVTSAPAPVAVKGPWTVHFDPRWGGPKSTTFDSLVDWTQRPESGIKYYSGAAEYDKTIDIPAAWLKPGRVAMLDLGDLESLANVTLNGRDLGCLWSPPYRVDVTGLLKPGPNTLSVKVTNTWVNRLIGDAGLPQDQRLTSITKPFYSATDHLIPSGLFGPVTVIGADPIAL, from the coding sequence ATGAGCGCGGCCGCCGCGCTTCTCCTGCTGGCGAACGGCGCCGTCCCCGCTCCGGTCTTGGCGCAAGCGCCCGCCGATGCGCTGAGCAAGTCGTTTCTGAGTCCCCCGCCTTCGGCCCGGCCGCAAGTATGGTGGCATTGGATCAATGGCAATATCTCCAAAGCGGGGATCACCGCCGATCTGGAGGCGATGAAGCGCGTGGGGATCGGCGGCGGGACGATCTGCGTTTTGGGGGATTACGCGCCCGAAGGTCCGGTGCATTTCAATTCGCCGCTTTGGTGGGACGATACGAAGTTCGCTATGAGCGAAGCGGGACGGCTAGGGCTGGATCTCGGCGTCGAGAACTGCGAGGGGTGGAGCTCCAGCGGCGGTCCGTGGGTCAAGCCGGAGGATTCGATGAAGGATCTCTGCTGGCGGGAAGTTCAGGCGCCGGGCGGAACGCCCATCACGGATAAGCTTCCGCAGCCGGAAACACGCCTTGGGTACTATCGCGACGTGGCGGTGCTGGCGTTCCCATCGACCGGCGACGCCAAGGGTACGGTCAAAAAGGCGGATATTATCGATGTGACGTCCAAAATGAGCGCGGATGGCGCGCTGGCGTGGACTCCTCCCGCCGGAAACTGGACGATTATTCGCATCGGCTATACGGCCATCGGCATTACGAATCATCCGGCGTCCAAGTATGGCATTGGCCTGGAAACGGATAAGCTCAGTCGTCCTCCTCTCGAACGCCACTTCGCCGCCTTCTTCGACAAGGTCATGGAGGCAAGCGCGACCATCCCCGGCAAACCCGTCAACTGGTCGCTTCTCGATAGTTACGAGACCGGTCCGCAAAACTGGACGGACGCCATGCCGGCGGAGTTCAAGGCGCGCAAGGGTTACGATATCACTCCCTGGCTGATCACGATGACGGGCAGGACAGTCGAGTCGCCAGAGCAGACGAGCCGCTTCCAGTACGACTTCACACGCGCCATCGCCGATCTGTGGAACACAAATTACTATGGCTACTTCACCGAACTGCTTCACAAGCATGGTCTGAAATCGCAGGTCGAGGCCTACGGAAACGGGACATTCGACACCGTGCGGTCATCAGGCCTTGCGGACATGCCGATGAGCGAGTTCTGGTACCCCGGCGTGGGCGACGCCCGGCAGGCCAAGCAAGTGGCGTCCGCCGCGCATCTCTACGGAAAGTCGGTGGTGGGAGCGGAGTCGTTCACGGCGGGCGGCAACTACTTCGACGCCACGCCATGGAGGATGAAGCGCGAGGGCGACAACATCATGGCCGCCGGCGTCAACCTCTTTTACTTCCACTCCGGCGCGCATCAGCCCTGGACCGACGGACGCGCTCCCGGCATGACCTGGGATTACGGCATCTTCCAGAACCGGAACAACACGTGGTACGAATCCGGCAAAGACTACTTCGCCTACTTAGCCCGCTGCGGGTCCATGCTGCGGCAGGGCCGCTTCATTGGAGACATCCTGGCGTATGAGGGGGAAGAGGGAAACGGAAGTCAGTCGCTTTACGATCCGCCGATCGGCTATGCGAGCGATGAGATCGACCGAGATTTGATGATGAGCAGCGTAAGCGTTCAGAATGGCGCGCTCGTCCTGCCGAGCGGCCAGCGCTACCGGATCCTCGCCCTGCCGAACTCGCAGAACATCTCATTGCCGGTCCTGGAGAAGATCGAAGCCCTGGCGCGCGACGGCGCGATCATCTTCGGGCCGCGCCCCATCCACACGCTCGGCCTGAACGATTATGCTGAGAATGAGGAAAAACTCGCCAAGCTGACGGAAACGCTGTGGGGACCGATCGACGGGAAGACGACGATCAAGAACAAAGTCGGCAAGGGATGGATCTACTGGACCGGGGACTTCAAGAACTCCGGCGCCGTCCTCAGCGATCTGCGCATCGCGCCGGACTTCGCGGCGGACTCCCACGGCGGGCGACTGCGCTACCTGCACCGGCGCATTGGCGGCGCCGACTCCTATTTCCTCTCCAGCCAGGCGGCGGGAGCGATCACCACCAACGTCACGTTCCGGGTTTCGGGCAAGCAGCCGGAGATCTGGGATCCGCAAAAAGGGACCGTCAGCGACGCCCCCGTATGGAGTACGGACGCCGCCGGCAACACCCGCGTCGCCCTGCATTTGGATCCCGCACAGAGCTTGTTCGTGGTGTTTCGCAAGCCGGCGTCGAAAAACCATCTCACGTCCGTCGCCATGGCGGAGCCCAGCAGCGCGGCAGCGGCGACGCGTCCGCTGAAGATCACGAAGGCGATCTACGGCGACATCGCGGGACATGGTCCGACGGTCGATATCACCTCCAAACTCGCGAGTCTGGTTGTGGACAACGAGATTGAGGCGGCCATCGGCAACGACTTTGCGGGCGGCGACCCGGCGCCCAACATCGTGAAATCCGCGACCGTCGAATACACCCTCGGCGGCGTTCCCGGCACGGTCAGCATCCCGGAGGGCGCCGCCCTGGAATTGGGAACGGGGGAATATCGCGCGTCCAGGTTCAAAGTGGCGACCGGCGCGAACGGGCAGGCAAAGCTAATCACCTGGGCGCCGGGATCCTTCCAGATCACCCGCGCATCGGGGAAAACGACGGTCAAACATGTGACGTCGGCGCCCGCGCCGGTCGCCGTGAAAGGCCCCTGGACCGTCCACTTCGATCCCCGCTGGGGCGGTCCGAAGAGCACAACGTTCGATTCGCTGGTCGATTGGACACAGCGGCCGGAGTCGGGAATCAAATACTACTCGGGCGCGGCAGAGTACGACAAGACCATCGATATCCCCGCCGCCTGGCTGAAGCCGGGCCGCGTCGCCATGCTCGATCTGGGCGACCTGGAAAGTCTCGCCAACGTGACCTTAAACGGCCGCGACCTTGGCTGCCTCTGGTCCCCGCCGTACCGCGTGGATGTCACCGGCCTTCTCAAGCCGGGGCCGAACACACTGAGCGTCAAAGTCACCAACACCTGGGTCAACCGGCTGATCGGCGACGCCGGCCTGCCGCAGGACCAGCGTCTAACCTCCATCACCAAGCCATTCTACAGCGCCACCGACCACCTGATCCCATCCGGCCTCTTCGGCCCCGTGACGGTGATCGGGGCGGACCCAATCGCGCTGTAA
- a CDS encoding eCIS core domain-containing protein has translation MSQMLTRSRKQNALVRGSLPRSMAAEMSLPRTVSYEPSPRVAASPAAFSHDFSRVSVRAPQAKLTVNQPGDRYEQEADSMADRVTGMLDASPLSAPPALQRCPCEDEKVKRKESVSSTPAGDVSAVVAAGTAGGGFGLDAGTRAAMEAGFGHDFGRVRVHTDAQASRSAEMVSARAYTLGSDVVFRSGEFAPGSPEGRRLLAHELTHVVQQGAASSLNTEAVGGVQRSVDLSRSDSQVQRDDEPSASPQGTDPTAGTTDLGNCNDKIDEDVARCVDEVNKACSIKGAAEAGIGALAGAFFGPIGAGIGAVAGGVYGAYDYGDCVKEQAAGCRAAGRADKKKCAEKFQDKGNVITIPEVTIEGDEKPSNVVNVPEVTIEGKAPPSNVINVPPVTIDDKED, from the coding sequence ATGAGCCAGATGTTGACAAGGTCACGCAAACAAAATGCGCTCGTCCGTGGATCGCTTCCGCGCTCAATGGCTGCGGAGATGAGCCTTCCACGCACGGTTTCCTATGAGCCGTCGCCGCGTGTCGCCGCCTCCCCCGCTGCTTTCTCGCACGACTTCAGCCGCGTTTCCGTCCGCGCTCCGCAGGCGAAGCTGACGGTCAACCAGCCTGGCGACCGTTACGAACAGGAAGCGGATTCCATGGCGGACCGCGTCACGGGCATGCTGGACGCTTCGCCGCTTTCCGCGCCGCCCGCCCTGCAGCGCTGCCCGTGCGAGGATGAAAAGGTGAAACGCAAGGAATCGGTTTCCTCGACGCCGGCGGGAGATGTGAGCGCGGTGGTGGCGGCGGGAACGGCGGGCGGCGGCTTTGGGCTGGACGCCGGCACGCGCGCCGCGATGGAGGCGGGCTTCGGCCATGATTTCGGCCGCGTTCGCGTCCACACCGACGCCCAGGCGTCGCGTTCGGCCGAGATGGTCAGCGCCCGCGCCTATACGCTGGGCAGCGATGTGGTGTTCCGCTCCGGAGAATTTGCTCCCGGCTCCCCGGAAGGCCGCCGTCTTCTGGCGCACGAACTGACCCACGTCGTCCAGCAGGGCGCCGCTTCGTCGCTGAATACGGAAGCTGTCGGCGGCGTGCAGCGGAGCGTGGACCTTTCGCGATCGGACTCCCAGGTGCAGCGCGACGACGAACCCAGCGCATCGCCGCAGGGAACCGATCCCACTGCGGGAACGACCGATTTAGGAAACTGTAATGACAAGATCGACGAAGACGTCGCGCGCTGCGTCGATGAAGTGAATAAAGCGTGCTCGATCAAAGGCGCCGCTGAAGCGGGCATCGGAGCCCTCGCCGGCGCCTTCTTCGGCCCGATCGGCGCCGGCATCGGCGCTGTCGCCGGCGGGGTGTACGGCGCTTATGATTACGGCGACTGCGTCAAGGAGCAGGCGGCGGGCTGCCGCGCGGCCGGCCGCGCGGACAAAAAGAAGTGCGCGGAGAAATTTCAGGACAAGGGTAACGTTATTACCATCCCTGAAGTGACGATTGAAGGCGACGAGAAGCCAAGCAATGTCGTGAATGTTCCGGAAGTGACCATCGAAGGCAAGGCGCCGCCAAGCAACGTCATTAACGTTCCCCCGGTGACGATTGATGACAAGGAGGATTAG